CTAACAGGAAAAGAGTCGCAATTATTGGAAGTGGACCCTCAGGCCTTGCTACTGCTGATCAGTTAAATAGACTGGGTCATAGTGTCACAGCGCTTGAACGTGCTGATAGGATTGGTGGTCTGATGATGTATGGTGTGCCCAACATGAAGACGGACAAAATTGATGTCGTTCAGAGGCGGGTTGACCTTATGGAGAAGAAAGGGGTGAAGTTTGTAGTAAATGTAAATGTCGGAAATGATCCTGCGTTCGCCTTGGATTGGCTTTGTGAAGATCATGACGCAATTGTTTTGGCTGTTGGAGCCACAAAGCCAAGGTGAGTACCATGGATGGTGTTGTACCACTTTTTGGTTTAGTATCTTTTCTGAATTAGTAATTTCTCTCTCAAACTACTTCTTGAGGTAGGGACCTTCCCGTTCCTGGAAGAGACCTCTCAGGAGTCCATTTTGTAATGGAGTTTCTACACGCAAACACAAAAAGTTTGCTTGATAGCAATCTGCAGGATGAAAAATACATTTTCGCCAAGGGCAAGAAGGTGGTTGTTATTAGTAGAGGTGATACTGGGAAAGATTGTATAGGAACATCTTCTCGTCATGGCTGCAGCAGTATAGTTAATCTAAAGCTTCTCCCTCAGCCACCAAATACTAGGGCTCCTGGAAATCCTTGTCCACAGGTTTGATcatgttttacttgatt
The DNA window shown above is from Capsicum annuum cultivar UCD-10X-F1 unplaced genomic scaffold, UCD10Xv1.1 ctg37013, whole genome shotgun sequence and carries:
- the LOC124891540 gene encoding glutamate synthase 1 [NADH], chloroplastic-like; its protein translation is MMYGVPNMKTDKIDVVQRRVDLMEKKGVKFVVNVNVGNDPAFALDWLCEDHDAIVLAVGATKPRDLPVPGRDLSGVHFVMEFLHANTKSLLDSNLQDEKYIFAKGKKVVVISRGDTGKDCIGTSSRHGCSSIVNLKLLPQPPNTRAPGNPCPQWPRIFRVDYGHQEAAAKFGKDPRSYEVLTKGFIGDENENVNGLEVIRVQWEKDASGKFQLLPLFTWCSDEIVLILTGYRRV